GTGTAGACCAGGTTGCGCTGGAGCATGCGGTGGCTGGTGCGGGTGATGGGGAGGATGACGACCTGGAACTCACTGCCTTGGGACTTGTGGATGGACATGGCATAGGCCAGGGTAATCTTGTACCATTCGTTACGGGGATAGGTGACCTCGCTACCGTCGAAGTTGATGGTAATCTCGTCCTGCTTGGAGTCGGTGTACTTGGCAGGCAGGAGGTCGGTGATGTAGCCCAAATCACCATTGAAGACATTGGCCTCAGCATCGTTGACTAGGTGGATGACTCGGTCGCCTTGGCGGAAGGCTTGCTCGTTGTGGAGGAATTCCAGCTCTCCGTCTTTTAGGGGATTGAGCAGGGCCTGGGTCATGGTGTTGAGCTGGTCAATGCCTGCGGCACCACGGTACATGGGAGCGAGGATTTGGACTTCGGGTGCAGGGATACCGGACTTGATAGCTGCACCGACAATGCGCTCAATCAGGGCTGGAATTTGTTCGTTTTGCGCTTCAAAATAGGAGCGATCAGCCTTTTTCTCACGGAAATCGCTCGGCAAGGCCCCTTGGCGAATCTGGCTGGCTAGGGTAACAATGGTCGAATCATCGGATTGGCGGTAGATGCGTTCCAGAGTGATGCTGGGTAGCTTGTCAATTTTCAAGAGGTCAGCTAGGACTTGGCCGGGGCTGACAGAGGGTAATTGCTCCGCATCGCCGACAATTAGAACTTGGGTTTGGGAGGAGATGTTCTGGAAGAGCTGGTTTGCCAACCAAGTATCTACCATAGAGAACTCATCCACGATGATAAAGTCGGCATCCAAATAATCATCGCGGTAGGATTCTTCCTGTCCTTCTACCAGACCGAGGTGGCGGTGGATGGTGGCAGAAGGCAGACCTGTCAATTCATTCATCCGTCTGGCTGCTCGTCCAGTTGGAGCTGCGAGAAGGACTGGGCATTCTTCTCGATTGCGCGTCAGGTCAATCTTATGCAAGATGGCATAGACCGCGATAATACCGTTGATAACCGTTGTTTTTCCAGTCCCTGGTCCGCCTGTCAGAATGAAAAGCGGATTGGTAATGGCTTGGACGATGGCTTCTTTTTGAATGTCATCGTAGGTCAGGGAAGACATAGTTTCCAGCTCTGCTATGGCAGCCTCGACGTCTGCGCGTGGGAAGGGTTTGAAGCCATTTTTTCCCATTAGGCGGGTCAGGTTTTTATGGATACCATGTTCGGCAAAGTAGAGGCTGTTGTCGAAAATCTTGGTACCTTCTTGTTGAACCTTGCCATCTTCTATCAGCCCGGTCAATTCTTTGGCAACGGCAGCGGGATCCAGCTCGGTATGGCGGGATTTTTCCAGCAGTTCAAGGGTAGCTTCTAGTAAATCTCTAGCCTCCACATAGGTATCACCCGTTTCCATAGAGCGATGAATGAGGCTAAAGAGCATACCAGCCCGAAAGCGTTGGGGGGAATCACTGGCAATGCCCAGGTTTTCCGCAATCCTATCGGCAATGGTAAAGCCAAGTCCCTGTACATCTTCGACTAGTTGATAGGGATTTTCCTCAATAATTTGGAGTGTTTTTTCCTTGTACTGGTCTTGGATTTGAAAGGCTAGCTTGTTTGGAATGCCGTACTCAGCTAGTTTGGCTAGTATCAGCTCCGTTCCATAATTGAGGCGGAGTTTTTCGATAAAGGCTTGCCTATTTTTGCTGGATAGACCAGAAATTTGGGTCAGTTTTTCAGGCTCAGCCAAAATCTTATCAATGGTATCATCGC
The nucleotide sequence above comes from Streptococcus sp. 29887. Encoded proteins:
- a CDS encoding ATP-dependent RecD-like DNA helicase encodes the protein MNEVYFTGTIDRIIFENPSNFYKILLLEIEETDADYDDYDIIVTGTIADVIEGEDYRFYGNLVTHPKYGQQLQITRYERSKPTSAGLVKYFSSDHFKGIGRKTAEKIVELYGDDTIDKILAEPEKLTQISGLSSKNRQAFIEKLRLNYGTELILAKLAEYGIPNKLAFQIQDQYKEKTLQIIEENPYQLVEDVQGLGFTIADRIAENLGIASDSPQRFRAGMLFSLIHRSMETGDTYVEARDLLEATLELLEKSRHTELDPAAVAKELTGLIEDGKVQQEGTKIFDNSLYFAEHGIHKNLTRLMGKNGFKPFPRADVEAAIAELETMSSLTYDDIQKEAIVQAITNPLFILTGGPGTGKTTVINGIIAVYAILHKIDLTRNREECPVLLAAPTGRAARRMNELTGLPSATIHRHLGLVEGQEESYRDDYLDADFIIVDEFSMVDTWLANQLFQNISSQTQVLIVGDAEQLPSVSPGQVLADLLKIDKLPSITLERIYRQSDDSTIVTLASQIRQGALPSDFREKKADRSYFEAQNEQIPALIERIVGAAIKSGIPAPEVQILAPMYRGAAGIDQLNTMTQALLNPLKDGELEFLHNEQAFRQGDRVIHLVNDAEANVFNGDLGYITDLLPAKYTDSKQDEITINFDGSEVTYPRNEWYKITLAYAMSIHKSQGSEFQVVILPITRTSHRMLQRNLVYTAITRSKSKLILLGEISAFDYAVKNAGTLRKTYLVPRFQGEMAEQDSKEALTEKDESKTATTTQTQPPTQPDRTEQVEVVNENSQQLSLLEQDQPEKTSAQPTEYILTVDNLLTIDPMIGIKEADIEEFFKNK